The following coding sequences lie in one Rariglobus hedericola genomic window:
- a CDS encoding tyrosine-type recombinase/integrase — translation MWRSRSGCPKNWRKKFSLHSVNWSRVRRSLFTRENGVDIRTVQDLLGHESVETTQKYLHVMQKPGLGVRSPLDV, via the coding sequence TTGTGGAGAAGCCGTTCCGGGTGTCCGAAGAATTGGCGTAAGAAGTTTTCGCTACACTCGGTTAACTGGAGCCGCGTGAGGCGCAGCCTTTTTACGCGGGAGAATGGCGTAGATATCCGGACCGTGCAGGATTTGCTGGGACACGAGAGTGTTGAGACGACCCAGAAATATCTGCATGTGATGCAGAAGCCGGGGCTCGGCGTGAGGAGTCCGTTGGACGTGTGA
- a CDS encoding GIY-YIG nuclease family protein has protein sequence MLYVYVLQSESDGGLYIGYSANLRRRLAEHKSGMAFSTSYRGPWALIYYEAYTCETDAKGREEFLKSGAGRRLLQKQCRAHFVEKPFRVSEELA, from the coding sequence ATGCTTTATGTTTATGTGCTCCAGTCGGAATCAGATGGTGGTTTGTATATCGGTTATTCCGCTAATTTGCGGCGGCGGTTGGCGGAACATAAGTCGGGAATGGCATTTTCTACGTCTTATAGAGGTCCTTGGGCTTTGATTTATTACGAAGCTTATACATGTGAGACCGATGCAAAGGGACGAGAGGAGTTTTTGAAAAGCGGCGCAGGTCGCCGTTTGCTGCAAAAACAGTGTCGGGCCCATTTTGTGGAGAAGCCGTTCCGGGTGTCCGAAGAATTGGCGTAA
- a CDS encoding site-specific integrase yields the protein MKTNQSAEEAKTHTAKGDLKPKDAVRRILEAAGAEVSDKEAFWLGHHMERFVNHTRKHGELLEFPVAVEAYLSFFMQSKPADWQVDQLKQALILFGRGTERWRWVKATDGEPMTEYGGQKSNPMAGPGGWVLRYRVKASGVNGTLVSAQGEVSPKGAPVELEAWIDGLRRAIRVNHYSIRTEQTYIEHLRRFLLYTGPVSAEELGEKQVQRYLEYLALTRRVAASSQNQAFSALLFFFKRVLVRPLGDMEETARARRGKKLPEVLGKEEVRKFLALTEGTGGLMAA from the coding sequence ATGAAAACAAATCAATCGGCAGAGGAGGCAAAAACACACACGGCAAAGGGAGATTTAAAGCCGAAGGATGCGGTGCGGCGGATTTTGGAGGCTGCCGGGGCTGAGGTGTCAGACAAAGAGGCGTTTTGGCTCGGGCACCACATGGAGCGTTTTGTGAATCATACGCGAAAGCATGGCGAGCTTTTAGAATTCCCTGTGGCTGTAGAAGCTTACCTTTCGTTCTTCATGCAGTCGAAGCCTGCGGATTGGCAGGTGGATCAGTTAAAGCAGGCATTGATTTTGTTTGGTCGAGGGACGGAACGGTGGCGTTGGGTGAAAGCAACGGACGGAGAACCGATGACGGAATACGGAGGGCAGAAATCGAATCCGATGGCGGGGCCCGGGGGCTGGGTATTGCGGTATCGGGTGAAGGCGAGCGGGGTGAACGGGACTTTGGTGTCGGCTCAAGGGGAGGTGTCGCCGAAGGGTGCGCCGGTGGAGTTGGAGGCGTGGATCGACGGACTGCGGCGGGCGATCCGGGTGAATCATTATTCAATCCGCACGGAGCAGACGTATATCGAGCATCTGAGGAGGTTTTTACTTTATACGGGGCCGGTGTCGGCGGAGGAACTGGGCGAAAAGCAGGTGCAGCGTTATCTGGAGTATCTGGCGCTGACGCGGCGAGTGGCGGCGAGTTCGCAGAACCAGGCATTTTCGGCGCTGTTGTTTTTCTTCAAGCGGGTGTTGGTGAGGCCGCTGGGTGACATGGAGGAGACGGCGCGGGCGCGGAGAGGCAAAAAGTTGCCAGAGGTGCTTGGGAAGGAGGAGGTGCGGAAATTCCTGGCGCTGACGGAGGGAACGGGCGGGTTGATGGCCGCGTAA